One Chitinophaga sp. H8 DNA window includes the following coding sequences:
- a CDS encoding SRPBCC family protein — protein MKKLTFHITIDAPREKVWNTLWDDTTYRIWTVPFNPSSRAETDWQKGSKVLFLGDTDEGMLSTIADNIPNQFMSIKHLGVVNKGGIEDMTSAHAQQWHGAMENYTLKTVDGKTTLDVETDTTEEFYDYFQETWPKAMDKIKELSEQQN, from the coding sequence ATGAAAAAGCTCACTTTCCACATTACCATTGATGCCCCCCGTGAAAAAGTATGGAATACCCTTTGGGATGATACTACTTACCGTATATGGACAGTACCTTTCAACCCTTCTTCCAGAGCGGAAACAGATTGGCAAAAAGGCAGCAAAGTGTTATTTCTGGGCGACACTGATGAAGGCATGCTCTCTACTATCGCAGACAATATCCCCAACCAATTCATGTCTATCAAACATCTTGGCGTTGTCAATAAAGGGGGCATAGAAGATATGACCAGTGCACATGCACAGCAATGGCACGGCGCTATGGAAAATTACACGCTTAAAACGGTGGATGGCAAAACGACCCTCGATGTTGAAACAGATACCACCGAGGAGTTTTATGATTACTTTCAGGAAACCTGGCCCAAGGCTATGGATAAAATAAAAGAGTTGTCAGAACAACAAAACTAA
- a CDS encoding SDR family oxidoreductase, with the protein MSKTILITGAASGFGKIAAFELATRGYKVIATTQVYPQMSDLLREAKEKGVELIVDKLDVTNPRDIAYASKKYDIDILISNAGIMEGGPVAEQPLELIRSMFEVNVFGALALAQHFIQKFVAKKAGKIVFTSSMGGLWTVPYVAAYCASKHALESLAEGLKTELAPFNIKIATCNPGVFGTGFNDRGVDTISRWYDPAINFTPSSAFDGVAESLAHQLDPQSMAEVIVKVALDDNSNFRNLHPKETEDFVKQLQVEAWAVKS; encoded by the coding sequence ATGAGCAAGACTATCTTAATTACCGGTGCTGCGAGCGGTTTTGGTAAAATAGCAGCATTTGAACTGGCAACAAGAGGATATAAAGTAATAGCTACTACACAGGTATATCCACAAATGAGCGACTTACTGAGGGAGGCGAAAGAAAAAGGAGTTGAGTTGATTGTTGACAAACTCGATGTAACCAACCCGCGTGATATTGCTTACGCATCCAAGAAGTATGACATTGATATACTGATCAGCAATGCCGGTATTATGGAAGGTGGCCCTGTTGCAGAGCAACCTTTGGAGTTGATCCGGTCTATGTTTGAAGTGAATGTGTTTGGGGCCTTGGCATTAGCCCAGCATTTTATCCAAAAATTTGTGGCGAAAAAAGCAGGGAAGATCGTGTTTACCTCTTCTATGGGCGGTTTATGGACGGTGCCTTATGTGGCAGCTTACTGTGCCTCTAAGCATGCCTTGGAATCGCTGGCGGAAGGCCTCAAAACAGAATTGGCTCCTTTCAATATTAAAATCGCCACCTGCAATCCGGGTGTATTTGGAACAGGGTTTAATGACCGTGGTGTAGATACGATCTCCCGCTGGTATGATCCTGCTATTAATTTTACTCCATCTTCAGCTTTTGATGGTGTTGCTGAATCACTGGCGCATCAATTAGACCCTCAATCCATGGCGGAGGTAATCGTAAAGGTAGCGTTGGACGATAACTCCAAC
- a CDS encoding alpha/beta fold hydrolase yields MNRYMLSLISVMMAIVSCQQGPKEGQHTTATPKDTTAGQQLKPAESGYADVNGLKMYYEVYGNGKPIVLIHGSYMNIPLNWSHIIPMLAKDRKVIVAEMQGHGRTKDIPREFSYEGMADDVSGLLKHLKTDSADILGYSMGGGVAFQMAIRHPEQVRRLVVLSGAYKHDGWWPDVEAMYSTINADMFKGSPIQKQYDSLGNDPAHFDEYVKKVISIDLKPYDWTKAVKNIPAPIFMAIGDADGIRYEHALELFRAKGGGKMGDIHGLPKSRLAILPGTTHIGMMMRADWWIPMVTDFLDADLNAPPPTF; encoded by the coding sequence ATGAACAGGTATATGCTTTCTCTTATCAGTGTTATGATGGCAATAGTATCCTGCCAACAGGGGCCTAAAGAAGGGCAGCACACTACGGCTACACCGAAGGACACGACCGCTGGTCAACAGTTAAAGCCCGCAGAAAGCGGTTATGCAGATGTAAACGGATTAAAAATGTATTATGAGGTGTATGGAAACGGAAAGCCCATTGTGCTGATACATGGCTCATATATGAATATCCCGTTGAACTGGTCACATATCATTCCGATGCTGGCCAAGGACCGGAAAGTGATCGTAGCAGAAATGCAGGGACATGGCCGCACCAAAGATATTCCCCGCGAATTTAGTTATGAAGGGATGGCAGATGATGTATCCGGCCTGCTTAAGCATCTCAAAACAGATAGTGCCGACATATTGGGTTATAGTATGGGCGGTGGCGTAGCTTTTCAGATGGCTATACGTCATCCGGAGCAGGTGCGCAGGTTGGTGGTATTATCCGGTGCTTATAAGCATGACGGCTGGTGGCCCGATGTAGAAGCGATGTATAGCACGATCAACGCGGATATGTTCAAAGGCTCTCCTATACAGAAACAGTATGATAGTCTGGGCAATGATCCCGCCCATTTTGACGAATACGTAAAGAAAGTGATCAGCATAGACCTGAAGCCTTATGATTGGACCAAAGCAGTAAAGAACATACCGGCCCCGATATTCATGGCTATTGGTGATGCCGATGGCATACGATATGAACACGCACTGGAATTGTTCCGTGCCAAAGGGGGTGGTAAGATGGGAGATATACATGGGTTGCCAAAATCGCGGCTGGCCATTCTGCCCGGCACAACCCATATCGGTATGATGATGCGGGCAGATTGGTGGATACCGATGGTCACTGATTTTCTGGATGCCGACCTGAATGCGCCGCCACCTACGTTTTAA